The DNA sequence GCTGGAGCGTCTGAACACGGTGCTGAAAAGCCTGCCGCCGGACTCGCCGGCCTTTACCGCCATTCAGGACGAGGCCATCACCTACCAGACGGTCATGCGCGGCCGCCAGCCCGTCGATCAACAGCCTGCCCAACCGGGGGCGGCGCTCCAGGCGGGCGCGGCCGCCGTGCAGAACCCGCAGGCCACCTTGCAGCCCGGCACCGGCATCGTCCTCAGCGACGATATGGCCAAACTGCTCCAGGCGCTGATCAGGGGTAACCGCTTGGCGCTCCTTGAGGCCATCAACCAGGAGGCTTCCGGGGAAGCTTTTTCGCCGGGACAGCAGGTAAGGGGCGAGATCACGGCCTCCCTGGGCGGGGGGCGCTTCATGGTGCAGGTGGCCGGCCAGGCCATGGAATTCATGCTGCCCAAAGGGATCAAGCGGGGGGACATGGTGACGCTCTTCTTCGTCACCGACGAGCCGCAGCCCACCTTCCTGATGACCCGTTTCGGCAAGCCCGGCGATGCGCGGGTCAGCGAAACCGGCCGGTGGTTGAGCGGGTTCCTCGGCGCTGCCGGCGACCAGATGCCGGCCCGGGAGGCCCTGGGAATCCTGAGGACCCTGCTCTCCGAGCCGCCGAGCGATGCCTCCCGGGTGAGCGGGCTTCTGCAGCGGGGATTGCGGGACAGCGGCCTGTTTTACGAATCCCACCTGGCGCGCTGGTTTGGCGGCGACTATCCCCTGGAGGATCTTTTGCGGGAGCCCCAGGGCCGGTTGTCCCCGCTCCAGCGTCCGCCCGGGCAGGAGGCGGCGGGCAACACGGCGCAGGAGATGGCCCTGGCCGGTTTGAAGGGGGGCTCCGTGGAGGTCATGGAGGCTGCGCTCAAGACGGCCGGCACCGCCACGGCCCATGAGGGGATTGTGGACCAGCAGGCCTTGCCGGTCGTCAAGGAACAATTGGCGGCGTTGCAGAGCGGGCAGGTCCTCTTTCGCGGAGACCTGGTGCCGGGCCAGCAGGTGGAGTGGGCGGTGCGGGAGCGCGAAGCGCACCGCAACGAGTCCGGTGAACAGACGCGCTCCTGGGAGACGTCGCTCACCCTGGATATGCCGAAGTTGGGGAATGTCACGGCCAGCCTGAAACTCGACGGCAGCAGGGTGAGCATCGAGCTGAACGTCGCACAGCCTGACTCGGCGGAACTTCTGAAGGCCGGCCTGCCGCGCCTTGCCGAACAGCTCGAGGCGTCCGGGCTGGTGCCGTCGGAGATCGGCGTAACCCATGAAATCCCGTAAGGACGAAGAGCGCCGTGCGGCGGCCCTTACCTACAAACAGGGCTTTTACGCTCCGGTGGTCGTTGCCAGGGGTAAGGGGGTGATGGCCGAGGCGATCATCGCCTGCGCGCGCGAAGCGGGAGTCTATGTCCACGAATCGCCGGAACTGGTCAATCTGCTGATGCAGGTGGATACCGATGCGTTCATCCCGCCGGAATTGTACCGCGCCGTGGCGGAGGTGCTGGTGTGGCTGTACGGAATCGAGCAGGAACGGCAGTGAAAGGCGGTTAGAAGGTTGTTGAAAAACAGCCATCTCGCCGCCGTCCTCGAAAGCCCTTTTGTGCGGCGTAGCGCTGCTACGCCTCCGCAGGGCCTTCTGCGGGTGCGACGATCTGACTATTTTTGAACAACCTGGGTTTTTCAACAGCCTTTAGAGGGGGGTAGCAATGCAGATCAAATTCGGAACCGACGGCTGGCGCGGGGTCATTGCCCGTGATTTCACCTTCGACAACCTTTCCCTGGTGGCCCAGGCCACCATGGATTACTTGAACCGCGACGGCTCGGGCAACAAAGGGCTGGTGATCGGTTACGACCGGCGTTTCCTGTCCCGCGATTTCGCCCGGCGCGTGGCCGAGGTGGCGGCCGGCAACGGCATACGGGTCCGCCTGACCGACGGCTATGCGCCCACACCGGCCGTATCGTGGGCGGTTCGCGAGTCGGGAGCCGGGGCGGGGATCATGATCACGGCAAGCCACAACCCGCCCGAATACAATGGATTCAAGGTCAAGGAGGCTTTCGGCGGTTCGGCCCGCCCCGCCACCACAAAGGTGCTGGAGGAGATCGTCGCTTTCAATGTGGCCAACGACCGCCGCGTGGTGGCCACCCCCTTCGAGGAGGCCCTGGGGAAGGGGATGATCGAGATCTTCGACCCCTGTGAAGGGTATTTCCGCCAGATCGGCCGCTACGTGGATCTGGAACTGATCGCCAGGGCCGGCATCCCGGTGGTCGTTGACCCGATGTACGGTGCCGGCTCGGGTTTTCTGCCCCGCCTGCTGGCCGGGGTCCACGAGATCCACAACAGCGAGAACCCCTCCTTCGGGGGGCAGCCGCCCGAGCCGATCGGCGAACATCTCGCGGAACTCTCCGCGCTCCTCAAGGGGGGCACCTACCGGGTAGGGCTGGCTTTGGACGGAGACGCCGATCGGATTGGGGCGGTGGATGAGAACGGTGATTTCTTCTCGTCCCACTGCATCTTTACCGTCATCCTGCGGCACCTTATCGAACACAAACATCTGCGGGGCGGTGTGGTCAAGACCGTCTCCACGACCCGCATGGTGGACCTGCTGGCCCGGAAATACGAGCTGCCGCTGTTCGAGACACCCATCGGCTTCAAACATATCTGCGAATTGATGCTGGCGGAGGATATCCTCATGGGTGGCGAAGAATCGGGGGGGCTGGGCGTCAAGGGGCACATCCCGGAACGGGACGGCATCCTGCTCGGGCTCCTGCTCCTGGAGGCCATGGCGGCCAGCGGAAAAGGCCTCCGCCGGCTCCTCGACGAAACCATGGACGAGATCGGGCATTTCTCCTATCGCCGTATCGACCGGCGTATCGGGGGCGACGCCAAGGAACAGCTCATTGCGCGTCTGAAATCGGCCCCTCCGGCAGAGATCGACGGCCGGCGGGTGGCTGCTACTAACTTCAGCGACGGCTTCAAGTTCATCTTCGAGAACGGCGACTGGCTTTTGATCCGCCCCTCGGGCACCGAACCGGTCCTGCGGCTGTACAGCGAGGCCGGAACCCCGGGCCAGGTGGACCGTCTGCTGCGCGCTGGGGAAGTCCTGGCGGCACGGTAACGACCCGGGCGTGCCGCTAAAAATATGCGGTATGAAATTAATAACTTGACATATCCTCACATTATTTTTTATATCAATGACCTGAGTGTAATTGGGCCATCAGAGGGCAAAGCATGGGCAACCGTGTGACGCAAAGCCACCTGTCCAATGCTGTTTGGAAAGAGGGGTTGTAAGATCGGTGCAGGATAAAGCCTACTGCGGTTATCTGGGTAGGCTTTCTTTATGGTGCATGCCCCGCCGACGCGGAATGCCGCAACCCCGTTCCCTGATTGGCAAAAAGATAAAAAGTGGATGAATTTTATTGTTTTTGTGATATTAAGTTCCCACGTGCACATTCACGTAATTACTAAGCCCAATGGCATGTTTGAAAGAGGAGGATTACTGGCATGGCGAATATTCTCATCGTTGACGATTCTTCCACAATGCGCAAGATCATTTCACGCTCACTTCGGCAGGCCGGCCTGGCTGTTGATGAAATATACGAGGCCGGCGACGGCATTGAAGGGCTGAGCGTGCTGGCCTCCGGCAAGCCGGTTACGCTGATCCTCTCCGATATCAACATGCCCAACATGGACGGCCTGGAATTCATCAAACAGGTCAGGGCCAACGGCAACGCCGTCCCGATCGTCATGATCACCACGGAGGGGGGCGAAGAGATACTCAAGGAAGCCATCGCGAGCGGGGCCAGCGACAGCATCAAGAAACCCTTCACACCCGACCAGTTGCAGGAAAAACTGGGAGGGCTGATATGAGCCTTAACGCCGACATCGCCGGCACTGCCAGGTTTACGGAAGAGCAGCTTGCCCGGTACGTCATTGATGCCACCAAGGATGTTTTCTCCACCATGGTCATGATGGATCCGGCGGACGATTACCCCCTCAAGGACCCGATTCATCGCTTTCAATGCAGCATCACCGGCATGGTGGGATTCGCGGGCATCTATTCGGGCGTGATTTCCATCCACTGTCCGGTTGCCCTGGCTCTTCAGATCACCTCGAGCATGCTGGGCATGGAATGCGAAGAGGTCAACGAGGATTTGAACGACGCCATCGGCGAAATAGCCAATATGCTGGGCGGGAGCGTCAAACAGGTGCTTTCCAAGGGAGGCATGGACGTCAAGCTCTCGATTCCAACGGTTATCTCCGGCGAAGATTATACCGTCAACTCGCTCTCCGACATCGACTGTGTCGTCATCCCGTTCAGCGTCAGCGACAACAGGTTTCTCGTCGGGCTCACCCTTAAGAAAGAAGACTGACAACGCTCTGTGGACGCGGACGTGCTTGCCGCAGCCCATGGCTTGACCCAGCACCGGAAGACAATCCCTGATGGATGGATATACCACGTTACATGAGATGTTGGCCTCTGCCCTGAAGCAGGCTGGCGAGGAAAGCGGCATGCTTTTGGGGCAGGAACTCGCCATTGCCCTTTCGGATTCTCTTACCACCAGTAAAACATCCTATTTCGGCGGCCTTGAGGATGCCTGCTTCGTGATCGGCGTCGAGTCCCGGGAGGCTTACACCGGCCAGTTCTATCTGGTGTTCTCCCTGCGTGACGCCATCGTCATGAGCAGTATCCTGCTGGGTATCCCCCCGGCCCGCATCCAGGAAAAAAAGCGTCTCAGCATCATCGAAAGCGATGACATCGATGCCTTTGCCGAGATTGCCAATATGATCAACGGGGCGTTCAACACCGTTTTTCAGGGCAGCCTCCCCAACAAGGTGCATCTGAAGTTGCTTTCGCCCAAAAAGTTTATTCCCGAAGTCGATGAATTGAGCGAAAGCGAGCCGCTTCCCGAAGGCGACTACCTCATGTTCCGCTCGAAACTGGAGATGCCGGACCAGGAGCTGAACTATCTGGACGTGCTCATACCCGTTGGGTTGGGCAACCAGTTCGATCCCCCCGGCGAGGAACCGCCGGAGCCTCCCGCCGAGGAGGAGGCCCCCGCGCCTGATGAGGCCGGTGATGCCGCGGCGCAGCCGCAACCCGAGGCCGAGGAAGGGGCCGCGCCCCCCCCAAGGGAGGAAGCCGGTTCGGCAGAGGCCGGGATCGACAGCGTCGTGGTGCTGGAGGACGATAACGAGGAACGCCGCCAGATGGTGACCGTGGCCGCCTTGACCGGTTATCAGGTGGTGGAGGGAACGCTCAATGCCGATATCAAGGAGCTCTTCACCGGCCGCAACGTGCGGTTGGTGCTGGTCGGTTCGCAGGATGCGAGCGACCACGAGTTGGCGGTTTGCATCAAGGTCAATGCCATCCGCCAGAACTCGCCGCCCCCGATTATCATGAGCGCCCAGCGCTGGACCCGGACGGCCGTTTTGAAGGCGTTGAAATACGGAGCCCGGGAGATTATCATCAAGCCGTGCAGCGAAGAGGAACTGATTGCCAAGGTGCGCAGGTTCTGCAAACCGCCGGTGCAGTGACGGCCCGTGACGGTCGGGGGGATGTCATCATGTCGTTTTATCGGTGTGGCATAGGTGCGTTGACGCGCAACGGGATGCGCGCGAAAGCCATGCTGTTGGTACTGTCGGCCGTTTTTGCCGTTGCCGCGCTCTTCCCGACGCCTGTCCAGGCCTCCATCCCCAACCGGGTCTTTCGGGTCGATATTCGCCCCAAACAGGGGTATACCCGCATAATCCTCCGTCTCCAGGAAAACCCGCAGTTTACCGTCGCGTCGCTGCCCGGCAACCGCTTGCGGCTGACGCTTCAGGATACGGACGGACCCCTTTTCCACAAATACCGCCGCTATTCGGATGCCAGCATCGGCGGCTTGCTGTTTTCCCGGTGCGGGTCAAATCTTCAGGTCACGTTCCAGGCCGCTTCCGGGACAGGGTGGCGCAATGCCACGGTAGACGGCATCTGCGCCATTGCCCTTGATGTGGGTACAAAGTTCACCCCGCCCCCTCCCCGGCTGTACATT is a window from the Oryzomonas sagensis genome containing:
- a CDS encoding response regulator encodes the protein MDGYTTLHEMLASALKQAGEESGMLLGQELAIALSDSLTTSKTSYFGGLEDACFVIGVESREAYTGQFYLVFSLRDAIVMSSILLGIPPARIQEKKRLSIIESDDIDAFAEIANMINGAFNTVFQGSLPNKVHLKLLSPKKFIPEVDELSESEPLPEGDYLMFRSKLEMPDQELNYLDVLIPVGLGNQFDPPGEEPPEPPAEEEAPAPDEAGDAAAQPQPEAEEGAAPPPREEAGSAEAGIDSVVVLEDDNEERRQMVTVAALTGYQVVEGTLNADIKELFTGRNVRLVLVGSQDASDHELAVCIKVNAIRQNSPPPIIMSAQRWTRTAVLKALKYGAREIIIKPCSEEELIAKVRRFCKPPVQ
- a CDS encoding EscU/YscU/HrcU family type III secretion system export apparatus switch protein → MKSRKDEERRAAALTYKQGFYAPVVVARGKGVMAEAIIACAREAGVYVHESPELVNLLMQVDTDAFIPPELYRAVAEVLVWLYGIEQERQ
- a CDS encoding phosphoglucomutase/phosphomannomutase family protein; translated protein: MQIKFGTDGWRGVIARDFTFDNLSLVAQATMDYLNRDGSGNKGLVIGYDRRFLSRDFARRVAEVAAGNGIRVRLTDGYAPTPAVSWAVRESGAGAGIMITASHNPPEYNGFKVKEAFGGSARPATTKVLEEIVAFNVANDRRVVATPFEEALGKGMIEIFDPCEGYFRQIGRYVDLELIARAGIPVVVDPMYGAGSGFLPRLLAGVHEIHNSENPSFGGQPPEPIGEHLAELSALLKGGTYRVGLALDGDADRIGAVDENGDFFSSHCIFTVILRHLIEHKHLRGGVVKTVSTTRMVDLLARKYELPLFETPIGFKHICELMLAEDILMGGEESGGLGVKGHIPERDGILLGLLLLEAMAASGKGLRRLLDETMDEIGHFSYRRIDRRIGGDAKEQLIARLKSAPPAEIDGRRVAATNFSDGFKFIFENGDWLLIRPSGTEPVLRLYSEAGTPGQVDRLLRAGEVLAAR
- a CDS encoding flagellar hook-length control protein FliK, with amino-acid sequence MAIPTDIQSQVYNLLSQASNLSFVSAEQEAGARVSFVPGQQVSASVLTTLPNNLTQVQIGTERFNLALPMAVRPGQTLEMTFVAGEPRSTFAVARQGVAAPPVSLSDASRLLSLLVGSEEIVDPSLRASLLSISDMLRRSPGEAGVLANLMDEALTYGAPGEGETAPTLLPDVPLQQGRAGQEGTLPAAGQGAVPEQTRLSSFEANAARILQNIARNSRFDLTEAANQPVTPLPLMPGEEVDAAVLGTVPGGKVFVQLAGTSLELLIPRPVQAGDILRLTFITSDPRPLFALQRAAAGVPSSLSEAGRWLSALEHGEGGGSTQQMYVLERLNTVLKSLPPDSPAFTAIQDEAITYQTVMRGRQPVDQQPAQPGAALQAGAAAVQNPQATLQPGTGIVLSDDMAKLLQALIRGNRLALLEAINQEASGEAFSPGQQVRGEITASLGGGRFMVQVAGQAMEFMLPKGIKRGDMVTLFFVTDEPQPTFLMTRFGKPGDARVSETGRWLSGFLGAAGDQMPAREALGILRTLLSEPPSDASRVSGLLQRGLRDSGLFYESHLARWFGGDYPLEDLLREPQGRLSPLQRPPGQEAAGNTAQEMALAGLKGGSVEVMEAALKTAGTATAHEGIVDQQALPVVKEQLAALQSGQVLFRGDLVPGQQVEWAVREREAHRNESGEQTRSWETSLTLDMPKLGNVTASLKLDGSRVSIELNVAQPDSAELLKAGLPRLAEQLEASGLVPSEIGVTHEIP
- a CDS encoding chemotaxis protein CheX, giving the protein MSLNADIAGTARFTEEQLARYVIDATKDVFSTMVMMDPADDYPLKDPIHRFQCSITGMVGFAGIYSGVISIHCPVALALQITSSMLGMECEEVNEDLNDAIGEIANMLGGSVKQVLSKGGMDVKLSIPTVISGEDYTVNSLSDIDCVVIPFSVSDNRFLVGLTLKKED
- a CDS encoding response regulator is translated as MANILIVDDSSTMRKIISRSLRQAGLAVDEIYEAGDGIEGLSVLASGKPVTLILSDINMPNMDGLEFIKQVRANGNAVPIVMITTEGGEEILKEAIASGASDSIKKPFTPDQLQEKLGGLI